A genomic stretch from Lathyrus oleraceus cultivar Zhongwan6 chromosome 2, CAAS_Psat_ZW6_1.0, whole genome shotgun sequence includes:
- the LOC127122420 gene encoding plasma membrane ATPase 1 — MVEGTMSLDAVIKEAVDLENIPIEEVFDNLKCTKEGLTSEEVQERLDMFGYNKLEEKKESKILKFLRFMWNPLSWVMEVAALMAIAMAHGGGKRGDYQDFVGIIILLIINSTISFIEENNVGNAAAALMARLAPKAKVLRDGKWSEEDASVLVPGDIVSIKLGDIIPADARLLEGDPLKIDQSALTGESLPVTKHPGEGVYSGSTCKQGEIEAVVIATGVHTFFGKAAHLVENTTHVGHFQQVLTSIGNFCICSIAIGMIIEIIVIYGVHGYGYRNGIDNLLVLLIGGIPIAMPTVLSVTMAIGSHKLSQQGAITKRMTAIEEMAGMDVLCSDKTGTLTLNKLTVDKEMIEVFAKGVGKDLVVLMAARASRMENQDAIDCAIVSMLADPKEARAGIKEVHFLPFNPTDKRTALTYIDGAGNMHRFSKGAPEQILNLAQNKAEIERKVHAMIDKFAERGLRSLGIARQEVPEGSKESAGGPWEFVALLPLFDPPRHDSAETIRRALDLGVSVKMITGDQLAIGKETGRRLGMGTNMYPSSSLLGENKDQLGAVSIDD, encoded by the exons atggtGGAAGGGACTATGTCTCTTGATGCTGTTATAAAGGAAGCTGTTGATTTG GAGAACATTCCTATTGAGGAGGTATTTGATAATCTAAAATGCACAAAAGAAGGTTTAACCTCTGAGGAAGTACAAGAGAGGCTTGACATGTTTGGATACAATAAACTTGAAGAAAAAAAG GAAAGTAAAATACTGAAGTTTTTAAGGTTTATGTGGAATCCTTTGTCATGGGTTATGGAAGTTGCTGCTCTCATGGCCATTGCTATGGCACATGGAGGG GGAAAGCGAGGAGATTATCAAGATTTTGTTGGCATAATTATTTTGCTAATTATAAACTCAACCATAAGTTTCATAGAAGAAAATAATGTTGGTAATGCAGCTGCTGCCCTTATGGCAAGATTGGCTCCAAAAGCAAag GTACTTCGTGACGGAAAATGGAGCGAAGAAGATGCTTCGGTATTGGTCCCTGGAGACATAGTTAGCATCAAGCTAGGGGACATCATTCCTGCCGACGCACGTCTCCTTGAAGGTGACCCTTTGAAGATTGATCAG TCTGCTCTTACCGGAGAGTCACTCCCTGTGACTAAACATCCCGGAGAAGGAGTATATTCTGGTTCAACTTGCAAGCAAGGAGAAATTGAAGCCGTAGTCATAGCAACTGGAGTTCACACATTTTTCGGAAAGGCAGCTCATCTCGTCGAAAACACAACACACGTTGGACATTTCCAACAG GTTTTGACATCTATTGGAAATTTCTGCATCTGTTCAATTGCTATTGGAATGATTATTGAAATCATTGTGATATACGGCGTCCACGGATATGGTTACAGAAACGGTATTGATAACCTTCTAGTGCTACTAATTGGAGGAATCCCTATTGCAATGCCAACTGTTCTTTCAGTTACAATGGCTATTGGCTCACATAAGTTATCTCAGCAG GGTGCTATAACAAAGAGAATGACTGCTATTGAAGAAATGGCCGGAATGGATGTGTTATGCAGTGACAAAACAGGCACATTAACTCTTAACAAGCTTACAGTGGACAAGGAAATGATTGAG GTTTTTGCCAAAGGTGTTGGCAAGGATTTGGTTGTACTTATGGCTGCAAGAGCATCAAGGATGGAGAACCAAGATGCAATTGATTGCGCAATCGTTTCAATGTTGGCAGACCCAAAGGAG GCACGAGCTGGAATAAAAGAAGTTCATTTCCTTCCGTTTAATCCAACTGATAAAAGAACTGCCCTTACATACATTGATGGTGCTGGTAATATGCACAGGTTTAGCAAAGGTGCACCAGAGCAG ATTCTCAATCTTGCACAAAACAAGGCAGAAATCGAACGGAAGGTTCATGCGATGATTGACAAGTTTGCAGAACGTGGACTTCGTTCTCTTGGGATTGCAAGACAG GAAGTACCGGAGGGAAGTAAGGAAAGTGCAGGAGGACCATGGGAGTTTGTTGCTCTTCTCCCTCTTTTTGACCCTCCGAGACATGATAGCGCAGAAACAATCAGAAGAGCTCTTGATCTTGGCGTTAGTGTCAAAATGATCACTG GTGATCAACTCGCAATAGGTAAGGAAACGGGAAGGCGTCTAGGGATGGGGACTAACATGTATCCTTCTTCATCACTGCTCGGTGAAAATAAAGATCAATTAGGTGCTGTTTCCATTGATGAT